In Methanomicrobium antiquum, one DNA window encodes the following:
- a CDS encoding UPF0058 family protein, whose protein sequence is MQKEELLHLHMLLIQVKKYYESIDNEEIVTGKYNKLNISPVHIHKNKICHKEAILTLGEELVGYIQHNHVPAVEYASGAGSEEVAVEN, encoded by the coding sequence GTGCAAAAGGAGGAATTACTTCACTTACATATGCTTCTTATTCAGGTTAAGAAGTACTACGAATCAATTGATAATGAAGAGATTGTTACAGGGAAATACAACAAATTAAACATTTCACCTGTTCATATTCACAAAAACAAGATCTGTCATAAAGAGGCTATTCTGACTCTTGGTGAAGAGCTTGTAGGATATATTCAGCACAATCATGTGCCGGCAGTGGAATATGCTTCCGGTGCGGGTTCTGAAGAGGTTGCCGTTGAAAACTAA
- a CDS encoding tRNA uridine(34) 5-carboxymethylaminomethyl modification radical SAM/GNAT enzyme Elp3, translating to MLPVRVLKRLPLKTNPADYNTILREIISRILSEAKSSSDVQKIKASVAKKYSLNSFPRNSELFSAALDSEKEDLRNFVQVKPSRTISGVAPVAVMTSPHPCPHGICLPCPGGPENELFKSPQSYTGEEPAALRGKQLEYDPYAQVQARLSQFEMLGHHIEKAELIVMGGTMTARDPEYQEWFMRSCIRAMNEYGKEDRGDIFTFEELCTENEKSRVRCIAVTFETRPDWCKKEHIDRMLSLGVTKVELGVQSLDNSILEFNRRGHFVEDSVLANCSLRDAGIKVGFHVMPNLPSATIEDDKKMFDTLFSDERFCPDFIKIYPTLVTPGSEIESLWKRGEYKVYDEDELVSLVAYGKSKLPEYVRLQRVQRDIPAKLIVAGSHFSNFRQLAKNRLLENGGQCRCIRCREAGRNVITGEPVIEIVEYRCCGGTEYFIQAVADDCLVGFVRLRLPKNPWREELKNSALVRELHVYGALVPLSEKGSGNRWQHRNYGDRLLKIAEDISKEKGYGCVSVMSGIGVRPYYNKRGYERRGPYMVKEF from the coding sequence ATGCTTCCGGTGCGGGTTCTGAAGAGGTTGCCGTTGAAAACTAATCCGGCTGACTACAACACTATTTTAAGGGAGATTATTTCCCGCATTTTATCTGAAGCAAAATCATCATCTGACGTTCAGAAGATAAAGGCCTCTGTAGCAAAAAAATATTCACTGAATTCATTTCCAAGAAATTCAGAGCTATTTTCTGCCGCACTTGATTCTGAAAAAGAAGATTTGAGGAATTTTGTTCAGGTAAAGCCGTCCCGCACAATTTCAGGAGTAGCTCCTGTTGCTGTGATGACATCACCCCATCCGTGTCCGCATGGAATCTGCCTCCCGTGTCCGGGAGGTCCGGAAAATGAACTGTTTAAATCTCCACAGAGTTATACGGGTGAAGAGCCTGCGGCACTTCGGGGAAAACAGCTTGAATACGATCCATATGCTCAGGTTCAGGCAAGACTTAGTCAGTTTGAGATGCTTGGTCATCATATCGAAAAGGCTGAACTGATTGTAATGGGAGGCACCATGACGGCGCGTGATCCTGAATATCAGGAATGGTTTATGCGTTCGTGCATTCGTGCAATGAATGAATACGGTAAAGAAGACCGCGGTGATATTTTTACATTTGAAGAATTATGCACCGAAAATGAAAAATCAAGGGTTCGCTGTATAGCAGTTACTTTTGAAACAAGACCGGACTGGTGCAAAAAAGAGCATATTGACAGGATGCTTTCACTTGGTGTTACAAAAGTAGAGCTTGGTGTTCAGAGTCTTGACAACAGTATTCTTGAATTTAACAGAAGAGGGCACTTTGTTGAGGATTCTGTACTTGCAAACTGTTCGCTAAGAGATGCAGGAATCAAAGTTGGTTTTCATGTAATGCCAAATCTTCCCTCTGCAACAATTGAAGATGACAAAAAAATGTTTGACACACTTTTTTCTGATGAAAGATTCTGTCCGGATTTCATCAAAATCTATCCTACACTTGTAACTCCTGGTTCTGAGATTGAAAGTCTCTGGAAGAGGGGAGAATACAAAGTCTATGATGAGGATGAACTTGTCAGTCTTGTTGCTTATGGAAAATCAAAATTGCCTGAGTATGTGCGTCTTCAAAGAGTACAACGTGATATACCTGCAAAATTAATTGTTGCAGGTTCACATTTCAGCAATTTCAGACAGCTTGCAAAAAACCGTCTTTTGGAAAACGGCGGCCAGTGCAGATGTATAAGATGCCGCGAAGCCGGCAGGAATGTAATAACCGGTGAGCCGGTCATTGAAATTGTTGAGTACAGATGTTGTGGAGGTACAGAGTATTTCATTCAGGCTGTTGCTGATGACTGTCTTGTGGGCTTTGTGAGGTTAAGACTTCCCAAAAACCCCTGGAGGGAAGAATTGAAAAATTCTGCACTTGTGCGTGAACTTCATGTATATGGAGCCCTTGTACCTCTCTCAGAGAAAGGTTCGGGCAACAGATGGCAACACAGGAATTATGGCGATCGCCTTTTAAAGATTGCAGAAGATATTTCAAAAGAGAAAGGTTACGGCTGTGTTAGCGTTATGAGTGGTATTGGTGTCAGACCTTATTACAATAAACGCGGATATGAAAGGCGCGGGCCGTATATGGTAAAGGAATTTTAA
- the priS gene encoding DNA primase catalytic subunit PriS, with protein MNAATNEYLKSQFTRYYKRAVFDLPPALEQREWGFIFFDSANEMRMKRHIGFNERSDVENYLKTMVPRHAYYSTAYYALPSAGNMQDKIWSGADLIFDLDADHIVRCAYDEMLKRVHEETIKILSMLNDELGFSQKDMSIVFSGGRGYHVHIRNLEVRGWTGPERRELVDYVCGTGLDPDIMLKGRKKGVLAGWPQRYRQALITYLMGLKNSGEDEAVKKLSSLKGVSKNSAQEFYKSTDSILRALKKPERNVLVSRVLRAVLTGEDSDFSERIKDKAALTDEPVTTDIKRLIRMPGSLHGGSGFKVMTLTPREFENFDPLNDAVIFGEEPVKIDLSFKLEMPLLGNKYSLEKGINTVPEALAVFLCARGIAEYLGGGDKTNGF; from the coding sequence ATGAATGCGGCAACAAACGAATATCTAAAGTCTCAGTTTACCCGGTATTACAAAAGAGCAGTTTTTGATCTTCCACCTGCTCTTGAACAGAGGGAGTGGGGCTTTATTTTCTTTGATTCTGCAAATGAAATGAGAATGAAGCGTCATATTGGATTTAATGAAAGATCTGATGTTGAAAATTACTTGAAAACAATGGTGCCGCGTCATGCTTATTATTCAACAGCCTATTATGCTCTTCCTTCCGCCGGAAATATGCAGGATAAAATATGGTCCGGTGCAGATTTAATCTTCGATCTGGATGCAGATCACATTGTCCGTTGTGCATATGATGAAATGTTAAAAAGAGTCCATGAGGAGACCATTAAAATTTTGTCTATGCTTAACGATGAGCTTGGATTCAGCCAGAAAGATATGTCTATTGTATTTTCCGGCGGGAGGGGTTATCATGTTCATATTAGAAATCTGGAAGTTCGCGGCTGGACAGGGCCGGAAAGGCGTGAACTTGTTGATTATGTATGTGGAACAGGCCTTGATCCTGATATTATGCTTAAAGGAAGAAAGAAAGGTGTTCTCGCCGGCTGGCCTCAGCGATACAGACAGGCTCTTATAACTTATCTTATGGGCTTAAAAAATTCCGGAGAAGATGAAGCTGTAAAAAAATTATCCTCATTAAAGGGTGTTAGTAAAAATTCAGCGCAGGAATTTTACAAATCAACAGACAGCATATTAAGGGCCTTAAAAAAACCGGAGAGAAATGTTTTGGTCAGCCGCGTATTAAGGGCAGTGCTTACCGGAGAGGATAGTGACTTTTCTGAAAGGATAAAAGATAAAGCCGCCCTTACCGATGAGCCTGTTACAACTGACATAAAACGACTTATCAGAATGCCCGGTTCTCTTCATGGTGGAAGCGGATTTAAAGTTATGACACTGACTCCAAGAGAATTTGAAAATTTTGATCCATTAAATGATGCAGTTATTTTTGGCGAAGAACCTGTAAAAATTGACCTTTCATTCAAACTTGAGATGCCGCTTCTTGGAAATAAATATTCATTAGAGAAGGGAATCAATACTGTACCCGAGGCTCTGGCTGTTTTCTTATGTGCCAGAGGCATTGCGGAATATCTTGGCGGAGGCGATAAAACCAATGGATTTTGA
- a CDS encoding 50S ribosomal protein L44e: MKMPTKFKTYCPYCRKHEIHEVEKVKKGRDLHLHWIDRQKGRRSKVGNMGKFSKVPGGDKPTKRINVRYRCSVCGKAHLRSGVKAGKFELTE; encoded by the coding sequence ATGAAGATGCCAACAAAGTTCAAGACATATTGTCCATACTGTAGAAAACATGAAATTCATGAGGTTGAGAAGGTAAAAAAAGGCCGTGATCTTCACCTTCACTGGATTGATCGTCAGAAAGGGCGCAGAAGCAAAGTCGGAAACATGGGTAAATTCTCAAAAGTACCTGGTGGAGACAAGCCAACAAAGAGGATTAATGTGAGATACCGCTGTTCAGTATGTGGTAAGGCACACCTTAGAAGCGGCGTCAAAGCAGGTAAATTTGAACTTACGGAGTGA
- a CDS encoding 30S ribosomal protein S27e, with amino-acid sequence MVRVNRENRTKFYTVKCPDCENEQKIFQRASTVVNCVVCGKVLAEPKGGNADIKAEIIAEHE; translated from the coding sequence ATGGTTCGTGTAAACAGAGAAAACAGAACAAAATTTTATACAGTAAAGTGTCCTGACTGCGAAAATGAACAGAAAATTTTCCAGAGGGCAAGTACAGTTGTAAACTGTGTCGTTTGTGGAAAAGTTCTTGCAGAGCCTAAAGGCGGAAATGCAGATATAAAGGCAGAAATTATTGCCGAGCACGAGTAA
- a CDS encoding translation initiation factor IF-2 subunit alpha, whose amino-acid sequence MTEREWPEEGELVVCTVANVKDFVAFVTLDEYNDHEGLIPIAEIARGWIKHIRDFVREGQKVVCKVLHVNTSRGHIDLSLKDVNEHQRKEKIHEWKNEQKAKKWIGFIAEASGISEETLISKFYDEYGALFPVFEDILIDEDATLKKLELDESVAKALVNIANENVKLPKVTISGTLVLTSNKPDGVNVIRRALRSAQPNIDDVEIELVYVGAPKYRVKVTAPDYKSAEKAINKVANAAIGVMERAEGQGSFIRKQRAGKN is encoded by the coding sequence ATGACTGAGAGAGAGTGGCCGGAAGAAGGAGAACTGGTCGTATGCACTGTTGCAAATGTGAAGGATTTTGTTGCATTTGTAACACTGGATGAATATAACGATCATGAAGGCCTGATTCCAATTGCCGAAATAGCGCGTGGGTGGATAAAACATATTCGCGACTTTGTTCGTGAAGGACAAAAAGTTGTATGCAAAGTTCTTCATGTAAACACAAGTCGCGGTCATATTGATCTCTCTCTAAAAGATGTCAATGAACATCAGCGCAAAGAAAAAATTCATGAATGGAAGAATGAACAGAAAGCCAAAAAATGGATAGGCTTTATTGCAGAAGCTTCCGGAATTTCAGAAGAGACGCTGATATCTAAGTTTTATGATGAATACGGAGCATTGTTTCCTGTATTCGAAGACATCCTTATAGATGAGGATGCAACACTTAAGAAACTGGAGCTTGACGAATCTGTTGCAAAAGCGCTTGTAAATATTGCAAATGAGAATGTCAAACTTCCAAAGGTTACAATTTCAGGAACTCTTGTTCTGACATCTAACAAACCGGACGGAGTAAATGTCATCAGACGGGCACTAAGAAGCGCTCAGCCAAATATTGATGATGTTGAAATTGAGCTTGTTTATGTCGGCGCTCCAAAATACCGCGTTAAAGTAACTGCTCCTGACTATAAGTCTGCTGAAAAGGCCATCAACAAAGTTGCAAATGCGGCAATTGGTGTTATGGAACGTGCAGAGGGTCAGGGAAGTTTTATTAGAAAACAGCGCGCCGGTAAGAACTAG
- a CDS encoding RNA-protein complex protein Nop10, with protein MSRKIKSCPKDGTYTLSSECPVCGGKTGVAHPPRYSPQDRFGKFRRVTKKNA; from the coding sequence ATGAGTCGTAAAATAAAAAGCTGTCCTAAAGACGGCACATATACTCTCTCTTCTGAATGTCCTGTTTGTGGAGGAAAAACCGGGGTTGCACACCCGCCCAGATATTCCCCGCAGGACAGATTTGGGAAATTTCGCAGGGTGACTAAGAAAAATGCATGA
- a CDS encoding proteasome assembly chaperone family protein, with the protein MHDITVNFFKEDDYSCDILIEGLPGVGQVGKLVAEHIIEELDAEKIAEIHSIFFPPQVLIDDLGITRLPNNEIYRYKGENLKIMFLVGDFQSSSPEGHYLLTDTYLNIAEKLGVKKIYTLGGYGVGHLIEDIRVLAAVNDEKLKEEVESAGAVFTNGEPGGGIIGTSGLLLGMGKNRDIDGICLMGETSGYLVDPKSSNCVLKVLSNLIGVEVDATKLKERADEMEHFVEKVKASEKASSEEELNYIG; encoded by the coding sequence ATGCATGATATTACTGTAAACTTTTTTAAAGAAGATGATTATTCCTGTGATATATTAATAGAAGGTCTGCCTGGTGTAGGTCAGGTGGGAAAACTTGTCGCAGAACATATCATAGAAGAGCTTGACGCAGAGAAAATAGCGGAAATTCATTCTATATTTTTCCCTCCACAGGTTTTGATCGATGATTTGGGCATTACAAGGCTTCCCAATAATGAAATATATCGTTATAAGGGAGAAAATCTGAAAATAATGTTTCTTGTAGGAGATTTCCAGAGTTCATCTCCTGAAGGTCATTATCTCCTTACAGATACTTATCTTAATATTGCCGAAAAACTTGGAGTAAAAAAAATCTATACTCTGGGTGGCTATGGAGTTGGCCATCTTATAGAAGATATAAGAGTTCTGGCGGCAGTCAACGATGAAAAACTAAAAGAAGAGGTTGAATCTGCAGGTGCTGTTTTCACAAACGGTGAACCCGGAGGCGGAATTATAGGAACATCCGGTCTTCTCCTTGGAATGGGTAAGAACAGAGATATTGACGGTATCTGTCTTATGGGCGAAACCTCCGGTTATCTTGTTGATCCAAAAAGCTCAAACTGTGTTTTAAAGGTTCTCTCCAATCTCATTGGAGTTGAGGTTGACGCAACTAAACTTAAGGAAAGAGCTGATGAAATGGAGCATTTTGTTGAAAAAGTTAAAGCATCTGAAAAGGCAAGCTCTGAAGAAGAATTGAACTATATCGGCTGA
- a CDS encoding endonuclease Q family protein, with the protein MILTADLHIHSLFSMAASKNTTPELLENSCRIKGIDVLGSGDAFHPVWRKSWDDFLFESDLSVIPSAEVEGEKKVHHLILMKDFSIAGEISEKLAPYSPNIKKSGRPNVSISAEALSEIVHDCGGYIGPAHAFTPWTGMYGRFGSLAECYGEEKPDFLELGLSADTSYGNKISELDNIPFLSNSDAHSFFLHKIGREFNKVDARSKSPEDVLDSVLNGNIVMNAGFFPEEGKYNRTACSKCYRHFTPDEAEKLKWKCPHDGGRIKMGVHDKSVLMADCVTESMRPPYLHIMPLGEIIKEVLNVSSPMAKKCCSLYSRLISEFGNEIFILTEAPVEKISEIDRSTGIAIEKFRQGKVKLIPGGGGMYGRFEI; encoded by the coding sequence ATGATTTTAACAGCAGATTTGCATATACATTCTCTTTTTTCAATGGCCGCATCTAAAAACACAACTCCTGAACTGTTGGAAAATTCCTGCAGGATAAAAGGGATTGATGTTTTGGGAAGCGGTGATGCTTTCCATCCTGTCTGGCGAAAAAGCTGGGATGATTTTCTTTTTGAATCTGATCTTTCTGTAATTCCTTCAGCTGAAGTAGAGGGAGAAAAAAAAGTTCATCATCTTATACTAATGAAGGATTTTTCAATTGCCGGGGAGATATCTGAGAAACTCGCGCCTTACAGTCCGAATATAAAAAAGTCCGGAAGGCCTAATGTTTCTATTTCTGCAGAGGCACTTTCAGAAATTGTTCATGACTGTGGAGGATATATAGGACCTGCCCATGCATTTACACCATGGACGGGGATGTATGGCCGGTTTGGAAGCCTCGCCGAATGCTACGGGGAAGAAAAACCCGATTTTCTTGAACTTGGTCTCTCTGCAGACACCTCTTATGGTAATAAAATCTCAGAACTTGATAATATTCCGTTTCTTTCCAACTCTGATGCACATAGTTTCTTTCTTCACAAGATAGGACGTGAGTTTAACAAAGTTGACGCCCGTTCAAAAAGTCCTGAAGATGTACTTGATTCGGTGCTGAATGGCAATATTGTGATGAATGCAGGATTTTTCCCGGAAGAAGGAAAATATAACCGGACCGCCTGTTCAAAATGCTACCGGCATTTTACACCGGATGAAGCAGAGAAGTTAAAATGGAAATGCCCGCATGATGGCGGCAGGATTAAGATGGGTGTTCATGACAAATCAGTTCTTATGGCTGACTGTGTTACAGAAAGTATGAGACCGCCATATCTTCATATAATGCCGCTTGGTGAAATTATAAAAGAAGTTTTGAACGTTTCTTCTCCGATGGCAAAAAAGTGCTGTAGTCTTTATTCACGATTAATATCTGAATTTGGAAATGAAATTTTCATTCTTACTGAAGCACCGGTTGAAAAGATTTCTGAAATTGACAGATCAACAGGTATTGCCATTGAAAAATTCCGTCAGGGAAAAGTAAAACTGATTCCTGGCGGCGGTGGAATGTACGGCAGGTTTGAAATTTAA
- a CDS encoding cobyrinate a,c-diamide synthase has product MNIKMIPTLIIAGTHSGCGKTTISSALMAALVKRGFVVQPYKIGPDFIDPSHHTAICKRNSRNLDPYMMGEDGVRQTFINASSGADIAIIEGVMGMYDGLEGEDTGSTAHVAKILNAPVILVIDAKGSSRSVNAVARGFASFDRDVNIAGVMFNRVGSSKHSEMIKASLEIQASGFIPNQKEKSVKSRHLGLEMAHETSAMAEFAEILEENADIDGLIQIAEFYAKIENTHFKDPKINKIFTEEKNSAKEEVTIAIAYDRAFNFYYQDNFDRLKKYGAKLIFFSPIDDSLPDADAFYFGGGYPELHMEKLESSKCTTQIKIAANQDKVIYAECGGLTYLCRKITSDRKTFRMAGILPADVVKMDRFQALGYVSAKCTAKNCILDHNICYNGHEFHYTKLDCDRDVKFALELSRGKGIDNGKDGIYQNNLLAGYTHAYFTDNFSKNLVEKIRIVKNNP; this is encoded by the coding sequence TTGAATATTAAGATGATCCCTACACTGATTATTGCAGGAACACATAGCGGCTGTGGAAAAACAACAATATCAAGCGCCCTTATGGCCGCACTTGTAAAGAGGGGCTTTGTTGTACAGCCGTATAAAATCGGACCTGATTTTATTGATCCTTCTCATCACACAGCAATCTGCAAAAGAAATTCCAGAAATCTTGATCCTTATATGATGGGCGAAGATGGCGTCAGACAGACCTTTATAAACGCTTCATCAGGTGCAGACATAGCCATCATAGAGGGCGTTATGGGAATGTATGACGGTCTAGAAGGAGAAGATACCGGTAGCACGGCTCATGTGGCAAAAATTCTAAACGCCCCTGTAATACTTGTTATAGATGCCAAAGGATCTTCAAGAAGTGTAAACGCCGTTGCAAGGGGTTTTGCATCATTTGACAGAGATGTCAATATTGCCGGAGTCATGTTCAACAGAGTTGGAAGTTCAAAACACTCTGAAATGATAAAAGCTTCATTAGAAATACAGGCTTCAGGTTTTATTCCAAATCAAAAGGAAAAGTCTGTCAAAAGCCGTCACCTGGGACTTGAGATGGCTCATGAAACAAGTGCCATGGCTGAATTTGCAGAAATTCTTGAAGAAAACGCAGACATTGACGGGCTCATCCAAATTGCAGAATTCTATGCCAAAATTGAAAATACACATTTTAAAGACCCTAAAATTAACAAAATTTTTACTGAAGAAAAAAATTCTGCAAAAGAAGAGGTTACAATAGCAATAGCCTATGACAGGGCTTTTAATTTTTACTACCAGGATAACTTTGACAGACTAAAGAAGTACGGTGCAAAATTAATCTTTTTTAGTCCGATAGATGATAGTCTTCCGGATGCAGACGCTTTTTACTTTGGAGGTGGATATCCCGAACTTCATATGGAAAAGCTTGAATCTTCAAAATGTACAACACAGATAAAAATAGCCGCGAATCAGGACAAAGTCATCTATGCTGAATGCGGAGGTCTTACATATCTTTGTAGAAAAATAACATCAGATAGAAAAACTTTCAGGATGGCAGGAATCCTTCCGGCAGATGTAGTCAAAATGGACAGGTTCCAGGCACTTGGATATGTCAGTGCAAAATGCACAGCAAAAAACTGCATACTTGACCATAACATCTGTTATAACGGGCATGAATTTCACTATACAAAGCTCGATTGCGACAGAGATGTGAAATTTGCTCTTGAACTTTCCAGAGGAAAAGGTATTGATAATGGAAAAGACGGAATATATCAAAATAATCTCCTTGCTGGATATACTCATGCATATTTCACAGACAACTTTTCAAAAAATTTAGTTGAAAAAATCAGAATAGTGAAAAATAATCCCTGA
- a CDS encoding energy-coupling factor ABC transporter permease, with amino-acid sequence MHIMEGFLPSPWWQIWWILALPCLIYGFYKLKAMIKENRELLALLGVAGGFIFVLSALKLPSVTGSCSHPTGTALSAVTFGPWITAVLGFIVLLFQALFIAHGGLTTLGANVMSMAVAGPLVGYYVYKCLDRINISFFVNIFIAAFLCDVITYCFTSLELALAFPATAGGFIASFMAFFGVFAITQIPLAIIEALVFVVIFKYIIMLKPELLVKLKVLSEEKVIKLKGELEE; translated from the coding sequence ATGCATATTATGGAAGGTTTCCTGCCATCACCATGGTGGCAGATATGGTGGATTCTTGCACTACCCTGCCTGATTTATGGATTCTATAAACTGAAAGCAATGATAAAAGAAAACCGTGAACTTCTTGCTCTTTTAGGGGTGGCAGGAGGTTTTATCTTTGTTCTTTCAGCGTTAAAACTGCCGTCAGTGACCGGAAGCTGTTCACACCCTACAGGAACCGCACTTTCAGCAGTAACATTTGGACCCTGGATAACTGCAGTTTTAGGATTTATTGTCCTTCTGTTTCAGGCACTTTTTATTGCGCACGGAGGTCTTACAACCCTTGGAGCAAATGTAATGTCTATGGCAGTTGCCGGTCCGTTGGTTGGATATTATGTCTATAAATGTCTTGATAGGATTAACATAAGCTTCTTTGTAAATATTTTTATAGCCGCATTTTTATGTGATGTAATAACTTACTGCTTTACATCTTTAGAGCTGGCTCTTGCATTTCCTGCAACGGCCGGAGGATTTATTGCATCATTCATGGCATTCTTTGGCGTATTTGCAATTACACAAATCCCGCTTGCGATTATTGAAGCTTTAGTTTTTGTAGTGATCTTTAAGTATATCATAATGTTAAAGCCGGAACTTCTTGTAAAACTAAAAGTTCTTTCTGAAGAAAAAGTAATTAAATTAAAGGGAGAATTGGAAGAATGA
- a CDS encoding energy-coupling factor ABC transporter substrate-binding protein, translating into MKYKLEIITAIAIVIFIGIFLYTDTLVQATGEEGWGGTDGVGSEMLEEQGYEPWIDNSDYTFTPPSGEIESCLFALQGVIGGLLIGFVFGSWTTERRFKKNSN; encoded by the coding sequence ATGAAATATAAACTGGAGATAATTACAGCAATCGCAATTGTAATTTTTATAGGAATATTTCTCTATACTGATACTCTTGTTCAGGCAACAGGTGAGGAAGGCTGGGGCGGAACAGATGGCGTAGGATCAGAAATGCTTGAAGAACAGGGATATGAGCCCTGGATTGACAATTCTGATTATACATTTACACCTCCGTCAGGAGAAATTGAATCCTGTCTTTTTGCGCTTCAGGGTGTAATTGGTGGCCTTTTGATAGGTTTTGTATTTGGATCATGGACCACTGAGAGAAGATTTAAGAAAAATTCAAACTAA
- the cbiQ gene encoding cobalt ECF transporter T component CbiQ, translated as MYYEFLEDIAQTNCIRDIHPLIKLIVGLGCILISVSSKSVIAPLLIIIVLSIVTVKIAGINPKFYLKLLFIPLGFAVISVAVIMFMRNSGEVIFSYPVFDWFNLTITRGSVNEGILILSRVFAGMCSLFFISLTTPVTDMFLLAVKCRIPRELIDLSMLIYRFIFVLIEQAIQIYNAQKMRLGYGSLKEGINSFGIMAGALFINTWNTAESLILAMDSRCYDGKFALNNENNKLSYPLLFVAGLFIVILGVIAFFTKDFTIFGAVFS; from the coding sequence ATGTATTATGAATTTTTGGAGGATATTGCCCAGACTAATTGTATTCGTGATATCCATCCGCTGATAAAACTGATAGTTGGTCTTGGCTGTATATTAATATCTGTATCCTCCAAAAGCGTAATTGCACCCCTTTTGATTATAATAGTCCTTAGCATTGTAACTGTTAAAATTGCAGGAATAAATCCTAAATTTTATTTAAAACTGCTCTTTATTCCTCTTGGTTTTGCGGTTATAAGTGTAGCTGTAATAATGTTTATGAGAAACAGTGGCGAGGTAATTTTCAGCTATCCTGTTTTTGACTGGTTTAATTTAACAATTACAAGGGGGAGTGTAAATGAAGGAATATTGATTCTTTCACGGGTTTTTGCCGGCATGTGCTCTTTGTTTTTTATATCGCTGACAACACCGGTCACAGATATGTTTTTACTTGCAGTAAAATGTCGTATTCCACGCGAATTAATAGATCTTTCAATGTTAATATACAGGTTTATTTTTGTTCTTATTGAACAGGCCATCCAGATTTATAATGCACAAAAAATGAGGCTTGGCTATGGTAGTCTAAAAGAAGGTATAAACAGTTTTGGAATCATGGCAGGAGCACTTTTTATTAATACCTGGAATACTGCAGAATCACTTATTCTTGCCATGGATTCAAGATGCTATGACGGAAAATTTGCATTAAATAATGAAAACAACAAATTATCTTATCCCCTTTTGTTTGTGGCCGGATTATTCATAGTAATTCTTGGGGTAATTGCATTTTTTACAAAAGATTTCACAATTTTTGGAGCTGTTTTTTCATGA